Proteins encoded by one window of Acuticoccus sp. MNP-M23:
- a CDS encoding DUF1127 domain-containing protein yields MQTILTGRRRSIRKSLPGPAAAARRVRRWLDVWSERRSLMRLDERALADLGLTPADVRREARRSPFDLPAGRW; encoded by the coding sequence ATGCAGACCATTCTGACCGGCCGCCGGCGGTCCATCCGCAAGAGTTTGCCGGGGCCGGCAGCGGCGGCACGCCGCGTTCGCCGGTGGCTCGATGTGTGGAGTGAGCGGCGGTCGCTCATGCGGCTGGACGAGCGCGCGCTGGCCGATCTCGGCCTCACCCCGGCCGATGTGCGGCGGGAGGCGAGGCGCTCGCCGTTCGATCTGCCGGCCGGGCGCTGGTGA
- a CDS encoding winged helix-turn-helix domain-containing protein, whose product MKEGADIAGIASLIGDPARANILTALLSGKALTPGELAREAGITPQTASSHLAKLEAGGLTLTRRQGRHRYVTLAGSDVASVLEQLTSLAAGSGRLRTRPGPRDPDMRAARVCYNHLAGARAVQLYDSLCRRGALTVGADGITLTASGHALVEGMDIDLAALKAARAPLCRECLDWSERRTHLAGSLGRALFSSMEERGWLKRIEGSRTVRFTRAGAAAFDAAFPPPDAPAAAG is encoded by the coding sequence ATGAAGGAAGGTGCAGACATCGCCGGGATTGCATCGCTGATCGGCGATCCCGCCCGCGCAAACATCCTGACAGCGCTCCTCAGCGGCAAGGCACTGACGCCCGGCGAACTTGCGCGCGAAGCCGGCATCACCCCGCAAACCGCCTCGTCCCACCTGGCAAAGCTGGAAGCCGGCGGCCTGACCCTCACCCGCCGGCAGGGCCGCCACCGCTATGTCACGCTGGCCGGCAGCGATGTGGCGAGCGTGCTCGAACAGCTCACCAGCCTTGCTGCCGGTTCCGGGCGGCTGCGCACCCGTCCCGGCCCGCGCGATCCGGACATGCGGGCCGCCCGCGTCTGCTACAACCACCTTGCCGGTGCCCGGGCCGTGCAGCTTTATGACAGCCTTTGCCGCCGCGGCGCGCTCACAGTCGGCGCGGACGGCATTACCCTCACCGCCTCTGGCCATGCGCTGGTGGAGGGCATGGACATCGACCTTGCCGCGCTGAAGGCGGCGCGCGCCCCATTGTGCCGCGAATGTCTGGACTGGAGCGAGCGGCGGACCCATCTGGCGGGCAGCCTCGGCCGTGCGCTGTTTTCGTCAATGGAAGAACGCGGCTGGCTGAAGCGCATCGAGGGCTCGCGCACCGTGCGCTTCACCAGAGCCGGGGCGGCCGCATTCGATGCGGCCTTTCCGCCGCCGGACGCACCGGCGGCGGCGGGCTGA
- a CDS encoding TAXI family TRAP transporter solute-binding subunit produces MLYRTLGALALGLAVSAGPAQAQSEDYLLATASTGGTYYPVGVALATLVKVKLQPSDKIGMSAINSAGSGENVALLRDDEVQFGILQGLYGAYAATGTGPIESEGPQENLRSITMLWPNVEHFVVKSDFVDSGTVSDLEGMKGKTMSMGAQNSGTLGSNSTIVGNLGMNMEEDFDLAYMGYTPSVDALQNGGIDGMSIPAGPPVSAISAAFANMGDDIAILSFTEEQRKAANGDFDDLWTAYTIPAGLYPGVDKDVVTIAQPNFLAVNASVPEETVYKITKTIFENLPFLQAIHPATKAMSPETATAGLPLKLHPGALRYFEEAGVPVADRLK; encoded by the coding sequence ATGCTTTATCGCACTCTCGGCGCCCTTGCCCTCGGGCTTGCGGTTTCGGCTGGTCCAGCTCAGGCGCAGAGCGAAGACTATCTGCTGGCAACCGCGTCGACCGGCGGCACCTACTACCCTGTCGGCGTTGCGCTGGCGACACTGGTGAAGGTGAAGCTGCAACCGTCCGACAAAATCGGCATGAGCGCCATCAACTCGGCAGGCTCCGGCGAAAACGTGGCGCTCCTGCGCGACGACGAGGTTCAGTTCGGCATTCTGCAGGGGCTTTACGGCGCCTATGCGGCAACCGGCACGGGGCCCATCGAGTCCGAAGGCCCGCAGGAAAACCTGCGCTCCATCACCATGCTCTGGCCCAACGTCGAGCATTTTGTGGTGAAGAGCGACTTCGTGGACAGCGGCACCGTGTCCGATCTTGAGGGCATGAAGGGCAAGACCATGTCGATGGGCGCCCAGAACTCGGGCACACTCGGCTCCAACAGCACCATCGTTGGCAACCTCGGCATGAACATGGAAGAGGATTTCGACCTCGCCTACATGGGCTACACGCCCTCCGTGGATGCCCTGCAAAATGGCGGCATCGACGGCATGTCGATCCCGGCCGGTCCGCCGGTTTCTGCAATTTCCGCAGCGTTCGCCAACATGGGCGACGACATTGCGATCCTCTCGTTCACCGAAGAGCAGCGCAAGGCCGCCAATGGCGACTTTGACGACCTGTGGACCGCCTACACCATCCCCGCCGGCCTTTATCCCGGCGTCGACAAGGACGTGGTGACCATCGCGCAGCCGAACTTCCTCGCGGTCAACGCAAGCGTGCCGGAAGAAACCGTCTACAAGATCACCAAGACGATCTTCGAGAACCTGCCCTTCCTGCAGGCGATTCACCCGGCCACCAAGGCAATGAGCCCGGAAACGGCCACCGCAGGCCTGCCGCTGAAGCTGCACCCCGGCGCCCTGCGCTACTTTGAGGAAGCCGGCGTTCCGGTTGCCGACCGCCTGAAATAA
- a CDS encoding O-antigen ligase family protein — MAESSPYGRRQRLQTPQGGPTWLDHLSTRETVQQQAQDNWLRGTAVWIARILLFLSTVFAMIGFGPFLGGDGLSAQGNALRQLVFVVFACMAVPLVMLEWRRITLLLARVWSLVLVYATMLLTAVWSVYPSITVKRFFVYFIVLLVALGVTAILRTPKQFMVTVVAAFAFVLLGNFAYTVVQPGVAWSPIGLQAMHTSKNVAGMVSQAMAITFACAAIGVRHPAGFWAVIGLTLLALLFLALTVSKTALGLTLVCIFAFLPAYLLIWYSRTVAAVAVIVFVSIVSGIVFATGAFDLTGADWAEIVTGDPTFSARDQLWAAAEQHIGKAPWLGYGYGAQWSLLPIYHPLWNYLGFWNGVEENYLILRQFHNGYLDLVVTGGFLFAGVVTVFIVDVFAKIGRSIAKREPDRWSVAGNAWFAIYFVSVLFSNMMESSLFFPDMFLGQFLVVLVVAHASWQIKGQV; from the coding sequence ATGGCGGAAAGTTCGCCCTACGGTCGCCGCCAGCGCCTGCAGACGCCGCAGGGCGGCCCCACATGGCTCGACCATCTTTCGACGCGGGAAACCGTCCAGCAGCAGGCGCAGGACAACTGGCTGCGCGGCACTGCAGTGTGGATCGCGCGGATCCTCCTGTTCCTTTCCACCGTGTTTGCCATGATCGGCTTCGGCCCGTTTCTTGGCGGGGACGGCCTTTCGGCGCAGGGCAATGCGCTGCGCCAGCTGGTGTTTGTGGTGTTTGCCTGCATGGCCGTGCCGCTGGTGATGCTGGAATGGCGGCGGATCACGCTTCTTCTGGCGCGCGTGTGGTCGCTGGTGCTGGTCTACGCCACGATGCTTCTGACGGCGGTGTGGTCGGTCTACCCGTCAATCACGGTGAAGCGGTTCTTCGTCTATTTCATCGTGCTTCTGGTCGCCCTCGGTGTCACCGCCATCCTGCGCACGCCGAAGCAGTTCATGGTGACGGTGGTTGCGGCCTTCGCCTTCGTTCTTCTGGGCAATTTTGCCTACACGGTGGTGCAGCCGGGGGTGGCCTGGTCACCCATCGGCCTTCAGGCGATGCACACCTCGAAGAATGTTGCGGGCATGGTGTCGCAGGCAATGGCAATCACCTTTGCCTGCGCGGCCATTGGTGTGCGCCATCCGGCCGGCTTCTGGGCGGTGATCGGCCTCACCCTGCTCGCGCTCCTGTTTCTGGCCCTCACCGTATCGAAGACGGCGCTGGGGCTGACGCTGGTGTGCATCTTCGCGTTCCTGCCGGCGTACCTCCTCATCTGGTACAGCCGGACCGTCGCCGCGGTGGCGGTGATCGTTTTCGTGTCGATCGTTAGCGGGATCGTGTTTGCCACCGGCGCCTTCGACCTCACCGGCGCGGACTGGGCCGAGATCGTCACCGGCGACCCGACATTCTCGGCGCGCGATCAGCTCTGGGCAGCGGCCGAGCAACATATCGGGAAGGCGCCGTGGCTGGGCTATGGCTATGGCGCGCAGTGGTCCCTGCTGCCGATTTACCACCCGCTGTGGAATTATCTCGGCTTCTGGAACGGCGTTGAGGAGAATTATCTGATCCTGCGCCAGTTCCACAACGGCTATCTGGATCTCGTCGTGACCGGCGGGTTTCTTTTTGCCGGCGTCGTGACGGTCTTCATCGTCGACGTGTTCGCAAAAATCGGCCGGTCCATCGCAAAACGCGAGCCGGACCGATGGAGCGTTGCCGGCAACGCCTGGTTCGCCATCTACTTCGTCTCCGTCCTGTTCAGCAACATGATGGAATCGAGCCTGTTTTTCCCCGACATGTTCCTCGGCCAGTTTCTGGTGGTGCTGGTGGTGGCGCACGCCTCCTGGCAAATCAAAGGGCAGGTCTGA
- the rpoN gene encoding RNA polymerase factor sigma-54 — MTPQLRLVQSQRQTLAMTPQLMQAIKLLQMSNLELEAAVREEVDQNPLLTLAARADTRPAPRGDGRITAKREVSRDFMNDPMSAVAERTSLSTHCHRESVGLGFTPEESGIASYLINSLDEDGRLDEDVVEAALQALGVSRSVVENTLTRLQTIEPAGLFARSLEECLALQLADRGALCAVAKCVLANLQILAKRDVKRMADLAGCSEADVLAVAARIRTLDPRPGRTFDTTPVQIMEPDVIVQPLGNGGFKVILDTQRLPKVLIDSEYHAEITSCGAGPATSFANQCMRSAHWLTRSLDQRARTIVKVASAIVTRQRAFFEGKAQHVSPLTLREIAEDIGMHESTVSRVVSNKALTSPRGVFPFRAFFAVAIDAADGSVSADSVRAKIRFLVESETVASVRSDDEIVKTLKDSGIVIARRTVAKYREAMNIPSSVERRRMARHGGFSSSAGRR; from the coding sequence GTGACACCGCAGCTCAGGCTCGTCCAATCACAGCGTCAGACCCTCGCGATGACGCCGCAGTTGATGCAGGCCATCAAGCTCCTGCAAATGTCCAATCTGGAGCTTGAGGCCGCCGTCCGTGAAGAGGTGGACCAGAACCCGCTTCTGACCCTCGCGGCTCGGGCCGACACGAGGCCCGCCCCGCGCGGCGATGGCCGGATCACGGCCAAGCGGGAGGTTTCCCGCGATTTCATGAACGATCCGATGTCAGCCGTGGCCGAGCGCACCTCGCTCAGCACCCATTGCCATCGCGAAAGCGTGGGTCTCGGCTTCACGCCGGAGGAAAGCGGAATAGCCAGCTACCTCATCAACTCGCTCGACGAGGACGGGCGACTGGACGAGGACGTGGTGGAGGCGGCGCTGCAGGCGCTGGGCGTCTCGCGCAGCGTTGTGGAAAATACGCTGACCCGGCTTCAGACCATCGAGCCGGCAGGTCTCTTCGCGCGGTCGCTGGAAGAATGCCTGGCCTTGCAGCTGGCTGACCGGGGCGCGCTGTGCGCGGTGGCGAAATGCGTTCTCGCCAACTTGCAGATCCTCGCCAAGCGGGACGTGAAGCGGATGGCCGACCTTGCCGGCTGCAGCGAGGCGGACGTCCTGGCTGTCGCCGCACGTATCCGCACGCTGGACCCGCGGCCCGGCCGGACATTCGACACAACCCCGGTGCAGATCATGGAGCCGGACGTCATCGTCCAGCCTCTGGGCAACGGCGGCTTCAAGGTCATTCTCGACACGCAGCGTCTGCCGAAGGTGCTGATCGATTCAGAATATCATGCTGAAATCACGTCCTGCGGGGCAGGGCCGGCCACCAGCTTTGCCAACCAGTGCATGCGCTCGGCGCACTGGCTGACCCGCAGCCTCGATCAGCGCGCCCGCACCATCGTGAAGGTGGCAAGCGCCATCGTCACCCGCCAGCGTGCCTTCTTCGAGGGCAAGGCGCAGCATGTGAGCCCGCTCACCCTGCGCGAAATTGCCGAGGACATCGGCATGCACGAATCCACCGTCAGCCGTGTGGTGTCCAACAAGGCGCTGACGTCGCCGCGCGGCGTTTTCCCGTTCCGCGCCTTCTTTGCGGTGGCTATTGATGCCGCAGACGGCAGCGTTTCCGCCGATTCCGTCCGTGCAAAGATCCGCTTCCTCGTGGAGAGCGAAACGGTGGCGAGCGTACGGTCGGACGACGAGATCGTGAAGACGCTGAAGGACTCCGGCATCGTGATCGCCCGCCGGACTGTGGCCAAATATCGCGAGGCCATGAACATCCCCTCATCGGTGGAGCGTCGGCGCATGGCCCGGCATGGCGGCTTCAGCTCCAGCGCAGGCCGGCGTTGA
- the acs gene encoding acetate--CoA ligase: MTESIAVPKAIAETARVDAARYKEMYARSISDNEGFWRDEALARIDWMKPFDTVKNVNFMYPDVSIRWFEDGTLNASANCIDRHLAEHGDKTAIIWEPDDPEADAQHISYQQLHAHVCKFANVLKTLGVSKGDRVIIYMPMIPEAAYAMLACARIGAVHSVVFAGFSPDSLANRVNDCGATLVITADGAPRGGRQTALKDNADKALAKCDASVKCLVVKRTGQEIEWTDGRDYWLHEMQAQVSNDCPPEEMNAEDELFILYTSGSTGKPKGVVHTTGGYMVYAAMTHQLTFDYRPGEVYWCTADVGWVTGHTYIVYGPLANAATTLMFEGTPTYPDAGRLWDVCDRHNVATFYTAPTAIRALMGKGDDFVTRHDLSSLRILATVGEPINPEAWRWYYEVVGGKRCPVIDTFWQTETGGHMLTPFPGATPLKPGSACMPFFGVKPAVLDPQGGDPLKGAAEGVLVITDSWPGQMRTVYGDHQRFMDTYFQQYKGNYFTGDGCRRDEDGYYWITGRVDDVLNVSGHRMGTAEIESALVAHPAVSEAAVVGFPHDIKGQGIYCYVTLMGSKEPSDALRKELVDWVRSDIGPIAKPDHIQWAPGLPKTRSGKIMRRILRKIAEDDYGALGDISTLAEPEVVEDLIENRQNRKEHA, translated from the coding sequence ATGACGGAATCCATTGCGGTCCCAAAAGCCATTGCCGAAACCGCGCGCGTCGATGCTGCGCGCTACAAGGAGATGTACGCCCGTTCCATCTCCGACAACGAAGGCTTCTGGCGAGACGAGGCGCTGGCGCGGATCGACTGGATGAAGCCGTTCGACACCGTGAAGAACGTCAACTTCATGTATCCGGACGTTTCGATCCGCTGGTTCGAGGATGGCACCCTCAACGCCAGTGCCAACTGCATCGACCGGCATCTGGCCGAGCATGGTGACAAGACCGCAATCATCTGGGAACCGGACGACCCCGAGGCGGACGCGCAGCACATCAGCTACCAGCAGCTCCACGCCCATGTGTGCAAGTTCGCCAACGTGCTGAAGACGCTGGGCGTCTCCAAAGGCGACCGGGTCATCATCTATATGCCGATGATCCCGGAAGCGGCGTATGCGATGCTGGCGTGCGCGCGGATCGGTGCGGTCCATTCGGTTGTGTTTGCCGGTTTTTCGCCGGACAGCCTCGCCAACCGCGTGAACGACTGTGGCGCAACGCTCGTCATCACCGCAGATGGCGCCCCCCGCGGCGGTCGCCAGACGGCGCTGAAGGACAATGCCGACAAGGCGCTGGCCAAATGCGACGCCAGCGTGAAGTGCCTGGTGGTCAAGCGCACCGGCCAGGAGATCGAATGGACGGACGGGCGCGATTACTGGCTGCACGAAATGCAGGCCCAGGTCAGCAACGACTGTCCGCCCGAAGAGATGAACGCCGAGGATGAGCTGTTCATCCTCTACACCTCCGGGTCCACCGGCAAGCCGAAGGGCGTGGTCCACACCACCGGCGGTTACATGGTCTATGCCGCCATGACCCACCAGCTGACGTTCGACTACCGCCCCGGCGAGGTCTACTGGTGCACCGCGGATGTGGGCTGGGTCACCGGCCACACCTATATTGTGTACGGACCGCTTGCGAACGCCGCCACCACGCTGATGTTCGAGGGCACGCCCACCTACCCGGACGCAGGCCGCCTGTGGGATGTGTGCGACCGCCACAATGTCGCGACCTTCTACACCGCGCCGACCGCAATCCGCGCGCTGATGGGCAAGGGCGACGACTTCGTGACCCGGCACGACCTGTCTTCGTTGCGCATTCTGGCCACCGTGGGCGAGCCCATCAACCCGGAGGCCTGGCGCTGGTACTACGAGGTTGTGGGGGGCAAGCGCTGCCCGGTGATCGACACCTTCTGGCAGACCGAGACCGGGGGGCACATGCTCACCCCATTCCCCGGCGCCACACCGCTGAAGCCGGGGTCGGCTTGCATGCCGTTCTTCGGCGTCAAGCCTGCGGTGCTCGACCCGCAGGGGGGCGACCCGCTGAAAGGCGCGGCCGAGGGGGTGCTCGTCATCACCGATTCGTGGCCGGGCCAGATGCGCACGGTGTATGGCGACCACCAGCGCTTCATGGACACCTACTTCCAGCAATACAAAGGCAACTACTTCACCGGTGACGGCTGCCGGCGCGACGAGGACGGCTATTACTGGATCACCGGCCGGGTGGACGACGTGCTCAACGTCTCCGGTCACCGGATGGGCACGGCGGAGATCGAGTCCGCGCTGGTGGCGCATCCTGCCGTGTCGGAGGCTGCGGTGGTCGGCTTTCCGCACGACATCAAGGGGCAGGGGATCTACTGCTATGTGACCCTGATGGGAAGCAAGGAACCGTCGGACGCGTTGCGCAAGGAGCTGGTCGACTGGGTGCGCTCCGACATTGGCCCCATTGCCAAACCGGATCACATCCAGTGGGCGCCCGGCCTGCCCAAAACCCGTTCGGGCAAGATCATGCGCCGCATCCTGCGCAAGATCGCCGAGGACGATTATGGCGCGCTGGGCGATATCTCCACGCTTGCCGAGCCGGAAGTGGTGGAAGACCTGATCGAGAACCGCCAGAACCGCAAAGAGCACGCCTGA
- a CDS encoding septation protein A, translating to MVERKQSGILKLVLELGPLATFFLVNSRAEAWDLGRFLPTADLPADQVPIMAATCAFMVATVISLSVSLAVYRRVPIMPLVSGAIVILFGGLTLYLQNDTFIKMKPTIVNLIFAAALLGGLFIFKRPLLGLVFDSVFKLDAEGWWKLSLRWGLFFLVLAALNEIVWRNFSTDTWVAFKVFGTMPLTVLFTLTQLPLLQRHALPDESAS from the coding sequence ATGGTAGAGCGTAAACAATCCGGCATCTTGAAACTTGTGCTGGAATTGGGGCCGCTTGCCACCTTCTTTCTGGTCAATTCACGGGCCGAAGCGTGGGATCTGGGCCGTTTCCTGCCCACGGCCGACCTGCCGGCCGACCAGGTGCCCATCATGGCCGCCACTTGCGCCTTCATGGTGGCCACCGTCATTTCTCTCTCGGTCTCGTTGGCGGTCTACCGCCGGGTGCCGATCATGCCGCTGGTTTCCGGCGCAATCGTGATCCTGTTTGGCGGGCTGACGCTGTATCTGCAGAACGACACGTTCATCAAGATGAAGCCGACCATCGTCAACCTGATCTTCGCCGCAGCGCTGCTCGGCGGTCTCTTCATCTTCAAGCGGCCGCTTCTGGGGCTGGTGTTCGACAGTGTCTTCAAGCTTGATGCGGAGGGCTGGTGGAAACTGTCCCTGCGCTGGGGGCTGTTCTTCCTGGTCCTCGCTGCGCTGAACGAGATTGTGTGGCGCAATTTCTCCACCGACACCTGGGTGGCTTTCAAGGTCTTCGGTACCATGCCGCTGACGGTGCTGTTCACGCTCACGCAGCTCCCCCTCCTCCAGCGCCATGCGCTGCCGGACGAAAGCGCCAGCTGA
- the lptB gene encoding LPS export ABC transporter ATP-binding protein, with the protein MGVSATGRGGMDQSVNRKTTVSGTDATRGLVVTALAKTYGKRTVVENVSLSLRQGETVGLLGPNGAGKTTVFYMITGLIRPDAGAITIDGFDVTALPMYRRARLGIGYLPQEASIFRGLTVAQNVMAILELTEPTRAARRAALDELLSEFGLTRLADAPATSLSGGERRRVEIARALASRPDFMLLDEPFAGVDPIAVSDIQALVRHLTNRGIGVLITDHNVRETLGLIDRATIIASGSVLTEGTPEEIVAHPDVRRLYLGDKFRL; encoded by the coding sequence ATCGGCGTGAGTGCGACCGGAAGAGGTGGAATGGACCAGTCCGTCAATCGGAAGACGACCGTGAGCGGCACCGACGCGACCCGCGGTCTCGTGGTGACGGCGCTCGCCAAGACCTATGGCAAGCGCACGGTCGTGGAAAACGTGTCGCTCTCGCTGCGTCAGGGAGAGACTGTCGGGCTCCTCGGTCCCAACGGCGCCGGCAAGACCACCGTGTTTTACATGATTACGGGCCTCATCAGGCCGGATGCGGGCGCCATCACCATCGACGGGTTCGACGTGACCGCGCTGCCGATGTATCGCCGCGCGCGGCTCGGGATCGGCTATCTGCCGCAGGAAGCGTCGATCTTCCGCGGGTTGACGGTGGCGCAGAACGTGATGGCCATCCTGGAGCTGACCGAGCCGACCCGCGCTGCCCGGCGCGCCGCACTCGACGAGCTGTTATCCGAGTTCGGCCTCACCCGGCTTGCCGATGCACCGGCCACGTCACTCTCCGGCGGAGAGCGGCGGCGGGTGGAAATTGCCCGCGCACTGGCCTCCCGGCCCGACTTCATGCTGCTGGACGAGCCTTTTGCCGGCGTCGATCCCATTGCGGTGTCTGATATTCAGGCGCTGGTGCGGCACCTCACCAACCGCGGCATCGGCGTTCTCATCACCGACCATAATGTGCGGGAAACACTGGGACTTATCGACCGTGCGACGATCATTGCGTCGGGGTCTGTGCTGACCGAGGGCACGCCGGAAGAGATCGTCGCGCACCCCGATGTGCGGCGCTTGTACCTCGGAGACAAATTCCGTCTTTGA
- a CDS encoding TRAP transporter fused permease subunit, with the protein MTKQDEHGQAGSAGDEASIEDAGRIRAAEGWFDTTLFWLAIAIAAFHIVANTLGTPLQDMLVAAANAVPATAPVLRPLGLWFGDMATLSTLTLCAVHFAGFGLLCALRYPMMRAESAGAARLVFALDIIIGLAVAASALGLAASENAIYDRGVRLNALEWAMIVTVVVGAIEFTRRTTGWIIPILIVITVTYPTVWGAEIPGVFRFAGLSFETVAFRSIYSDEGMFGLIGQISATFVFMFILFGAFLIRSGAGEFIVDLARAAAGRFTGGPGFVAVIASGLTGTISGSAIANTVSTGVITIPLMKRSGFPAKFSAGVEAASSTGGQVMPPIMGAGAFVMATYTQIPYLEIVAVALLPALVYFGSIAFFVRIEAKRSNVVASSDGERMMDVLKRGGPSFLIPITTLIGLLMWGFTPTYAAGFAILSVIGASWLTPNKMGVRAILEAMALGSRNMITTAVLLIAVGLVVNVIAMTGIGNTFSLMIADWAGGNLLVALTLIALASLVLGMGLPVTASYIVLATLSAPALQQLILANVMPSDVIDAATIADMIAGTLNDAVKPFFLLADPSSFPALAAPMPETDARALYASLPPEVLTQIYQAARGTIDPAIVLGALLSAHMAIFWLSQDSNVTPPVCLTAFAAAAIAKTPPMATGLVAWKIAKGLYLMPILFVYTNFLTGTPLEVGFIFVVALFAMAAFGAALEGYFEAPIPWYGRVGLMAGGVALIYPGSHVLNIAALVAVVGLLALNWSAAKRRPPHPAAA; encoded by the coding sequence TTGACGAAACAGGACGAACACGGTCAGGCCGGCTCCGCCGGGGACGAGGCCTCCATCGAAGATGCCGGCCGGATCCGCGCGGCCGAGGGATGGTTTGACACCACGCTTTTCTGGCTCGCCATCGCCATTGCAGCATTCCACATCGTCGCCAACACGCTGGGCACGCCGCTGCAGGACATGCTGGTGGCCGCCGCAAACGCGGTGCCGGCCACGGCGCCCGTCTTGCGCCCACTGGGTCTGTGGTTCGGCGACATGGCCACCTTGTCCACCCTCACCCTGTGCGCGGTCCATTTTGCTGGTTTCGGCCTCCTGTGCGCGCTGCGCTATCCCATGATGCGGGCAGAAAGCGCTGGCGCGGCGCGGCTCGTCTTCGCGCTCGACATCATCATCGGCCTTGCCGTTGCCGCCTCCGCACTGGGCCTCGCGGCCAGCGAAAACGCCATCTACGACCGCGGCGTGCGCCTCAATGCGCTGGAGTGGGCGATGATCGTCACCGTGGTGGTGGGCGCCATCGAGTTCACCCGCCGCACCACGGGGTGGATCATCCCGATCCTCATCGTCATCACCGTCACCTACCCCACCGTGTGGGGCGCGGAGATTCCGGGGGTCTTCCGCTTTGCCGGCCTCTCCTTCGAAACGGTGGCGTTCCGCTCGATCTATTCGGACGAGGGGATGTTCGGCCTCATCGGCCAGATCTCGGCAACCTTCGTCTTCATGTTCATCCTGTTCGGCGCCTTCCTCATCCGCTCGGGCGCTGGCGAGTTCATTGTCGACCTCGCGCGCGCGGCCGCCGGCCGCTTCACCGGGGGCCCCGGCTTTGTGGCGGTGATCGCATCCGGCCTCACCGGCACCATCTCGGGCTCGGCCATCGCCAACACGGTCTCCACCGGCGTCATCACCATCCCCTTGATGAAGCGGTCCGGCTTCCCGGCGAAATTCTCGGCAGGCGTCGAGGCGGCGTCCTCCACCGGCGGTCAGGTGATGCCGCCGATCATGGGTGCCGGGGCGTTCGTAATGGCGACCTACACGCAGATCCCCTACCTCGAGATCGTTGCCGTCGCGCTCCTTCCCGCGCTGGTCTATTTCGGCTCCATCGCCTTCTTCGTGCGGATCGAGGCCAAACGATCCAACGTGGTCGCCTCCTCCGACGGCGAGCGGATGATGGACGTTCTCAAGCGCGGCGGTCCGTCCTTTCTCATCCCGATCACGACCCTTATCGGCCTTTTGATGTGGGGCTTCACGCCCACCTATGCGGCCGGCTTTGCGATCCTGTCTGTGATCGGCGCGTCGTGGCTGACGCCCAACAAGATGGGCGTGCGTGCCATCCTTGAAGCGATGGCGCTCGGCTCGCGCAACATGATCACCACCGCCGTCCTGCTGATCGCGGTGGGGCTGGTGGTCAACGTCATCGCCATGACCGGCATCGGCAACACCTTCTCGCTGATGATCGCGGACTGGGCGGGCGGCAACCTCCTGGTCGCGCTGACGCTGATTGCGCTGGCGTCCCTGGTCCTTGGCATGGGACTGCCGGTGACGGCGTCCTACATCGTGCTGGCCACCCTCTCCGCCCCGGCGCTCCAGCAGCTCATCCTCGCCAACGTGATGCCGTCCGACGTGATCGACGCGGCCACCATTGCCGACATGATCGCCGGCACCCTCAACGATGCGGTGAAGCCGTTCTTCCTGCTGGCCGACCCTTCGAGCTTCCCGGCCCTTGCCGCGCCGATGCCGGAGACGGACGCCCGCGCGCTCTACGCATCCCTTCCGCCCGAAGTGCTGACGCAGATCTACCAGGCCGCCCGCGGCACGATCGACCCTGCCATTGTGCTGGGGGCGCTCCTGTCGGCGCACATGGCCATTTTCTGGCTGAGCCAGGATTCCAACGTGACGCCGCCGGTCTGCCTCACGGCATTTGCGGCGGCCGCCATCGCAAAGACGCCGCCGATGGCCACCGGCCTCGTTGCCTGGAAGATCGCCAAGGGCCTCTACCTGATGCCGATCCTCTTCGTTTACACCAACTTCCTCACCGGCACGCCGCTGGAGGTCGGGTTCATCTTCGTGGTTGCGCTGTTCGCCATGGCGGCCTTCGGCGCCGCGCTGGAAGGCTATTTCGAAGCGCCCATCCCCTGGTACGGGCGGGTCGGGCTGATGGCGGGCGGCGTTGCGCTGATCTACCCCGGCTCGCATGTTCTGAACATTGCGGCACTGGTGGCGGTGGTCGGCCTTCTGGCGCTCAACTGGTCGGCGGCAAAGCGCAGGCCCCCGCACCCCGCCGCGGCATAA